From one Magnolia sinica isolate HGM2019 chromosome 18, MsV1, whole genome shotgun sequence genomic stretch:
- the LOC131233448 gene encoding uncharacterized protein LOC131233448, with amino-acid sequence MSSLGTSKGILEIVKFGLYVSIPITLMYTFANNSDNLKKIMGNRSYVVYPPEGPRPPSPEELREMAREMRKNNNR; translated from the exons ATGTCGTCTCTGGGAACGTCGAAGGGAATCTTGGAGATAGTGAAATTCGGTCTTTATGTGTCGATCCCGATCACTCTCATGTACACATTCGCCAACAACTCCGACAATCTCAAGAAAATCATGGGCAAT CGGTCATACGTTGTGTATCCGCCAGAGGGTCCTCGGCCTCCATCTCCAGAGGAGCTGCGGGAGATGGCTCGAGAGATGCGCAAGAACAATAACCGCTGA
- the LOC131232702 gene encoding DNA-directed RNA polymerases I, II, and III subunit RPABC5-like, producing the protein MIILVRCFTCEKVIGNKWDMYLNLLQANYTEGDALDALGLVRYCCMRMLMTHVDLIEKLLNYNTLEKSEAS; encoded by the coding sequence atGATCATTCTTGTTCGTTGCTTCACATGCGAGAAGGTGATTGGTAACAAATGGGACATGTATCTTAATCTTCTCCAAGCCAATTACACTGAAGGAGATGCTCTTGATGCATTGGGCTTGGTCCGCTATTGTTGCATGCGGATGCTCATGACTCACGTCGACCTGATTGAGAAGCTCCTCAATTACAACACTCTGGAGAAAAGTGAGGCCTCATAG